One Malassezia restricta chromosome III, complete sequence DNA segment encodes these proteins:
- a CDS encoding non-canonical poly(A) RNA polymerase PAPD5/7, with protein MPPRAPNETGPVTHEESNALGSDFISFDQSDESHVEESESEPEPVVVDDTVREHASARSTPWAQHVPWHKCRNVSEMLCEEVRTYTEWISPTKEEHATRTMVIALLQRALCSRWPDAEVYSFGSQDTELYLPQGDIDLVVLSKAMDSQSREGTLREIASCLRSHKLATNIQVIGRAKVPIIKFVCPYGHFHIDISINQANGLQTAHFINRWLQKQPALRPLIMVVKQFLQQRALSEVFTGGLGSYSVTLMVLSFLQVHPKLQRGEMPPEQNLGALLMEFFELYGKNFGYDECAITVRGRGGYVSKRQRGFFDPRKPFMLSIEDPHDPEGDVSKGSFAIISVRSALGGAFDILHAALCERSNDLHNFRRRQRLLYNRQMQSTHVHFDADASDNRLHLTSQIKEPESLLGSVLGVSREMIRRRNEIKQLYDSEVLQKLLDIPVDSTPSAPAVRVNAPTPHDTSDNSIMIHAQESIKRRVHPDEQDTPESKYDAKRPKKRAMQDPWSSRVQSVPSDTEEEELMANDAPYVAVSSDSDGPSPAPVASTPVKTQGLRIAGRAKQSKLSKKDRLQYWHNKASAT; from the coding sequence ATgccgccacgcgcgccgaaTGAAACAGGGCCTGTAACGCACGAGGAAAGCAATGCGCTAGGCAGTGACTTTATTTCTTTTGATCAGTCGGATGAAAGTCATGTTGAGGAGTCTGAATCGGAACCTGAACCAGTGGTCGTGGACGATACGGTGCGCGAGCATGCATCGGCTCGAAGCACGCCTTGGGCTCAGCATGTGCCATGGCATAAATGTCGCAATGTATCAGAAATGTTATGTGAGGAAGTTCGAACGTACACGGAGTGGATCTCTCCCACCAAAGAAGAGCATGCTACTCGTACAATGGTGATTGCTCTGCTCCAGCGAGCGTTATGCTCAAGATGGCCTGACGCCGAAGTGTATTCGTTCGGCAGCCAGGACACCGAATTATACCTGCCACAAGGCGATATTGATCTGGTGGTTTTGTCCAAAGCGATGGACTCTCAATCTCGTGAAGGAACCTTGCGCGAGATCGCATCGTGTTTAAGATCGCATAAACTCGCGACGAATATCCAAGTGATCGGCCGTGCCAAAGTGCCTATCATCAAGTTTGTTTGTCCATATGGTCACTTTCATATTGATATTTCGATCAACCAGGCGAATGGACTTCAAACAGCCCATTTCATCAACCGCTGGTTACAAAAGCAACCCGCCCTTCGGCCGCTCATCATGGTGGTCAAGCAGTTTCTGCAGCAACGCGCGCTTTCAGAAGTTTTCACGGGTGGCCTAGGGAGCTACAGTGTGACGCTAATGGTGCTGAGCTTCTTGCAAGTGCATCCGAAATTGCAGCGTGGAGAAATGCCCCCCGAGCAGAACCTCGGTGCCTTGCTGATGGAGTTTTTTGAGTTGTATGGCAAGAATTTCGGTTACGACGAGTGTGCTATCACTGTGCGTGGCCGCGGTGGATATGTGAGTAAACGACAGCGAGGCTTTTTTGATCCACGTAAGCCGTTTATGCTAAGCATCGAGGATCCACATGACCCAGAGGGTGATGTGTCCAAAGGATCGTTTGCCATTATTAGTGTGCGCTCAGCCTTAGGAGGCGCCTTTGACATCTTGCATGCAGCACTCTGTGAACGTTCGAACGATTTGCACAACTTtcgacgtcggcagcggctcTTGTATAATCGCCAGATGCAGAGCACCCATGTTCATTTTGATGCCGATGCGAGTGATAATCGCTTACATTTGACGTCACAAATCAAGGAACCGGAAAGTCTACTGGGCTCGGTGTTGGGTGTTTCGCGGGAAATGATTCGGCGACGTAATGAAATTAAGCAGCTGTATGATTCAGAAGTCCTGCAAAAATTGCTGGATATTCCCGTGGATTCAACGCCATCAGCACCAGCAGTACGTGTCAACGCGCCCACCCCACATGACACGTCCGACAACTCGATCATGATTCATGCACAAGAGAGTATTAAGCGGCGGGTACATCCTGATGAACAAGACACGCCTGAAAGCAAGTATGACGCAAAACGACCCAAAAAACGTGCTATGCAGGATCCCTGGTCCTCACGCGTGCAGTCGGTGCCATCTGACaccgaagaagaggagctCATGGCCAATGACGCGCCCTATGTTGCTGTGTCTAGCGACAGTGACGGTCCCTCACCTGCGCCCGTGGCTAGCACGCCCGTGAAAACACAGGGTCTCCGCATTGCAGGCCGTGCCAAACAGTCGAAACTAAGCAAGAAAGACCGTTTGCAGTACTGGCATAACAAGGCATCAGCTACATAG
- a CDS encoding ATP-dependent RNA helicase DDX46/PRP5 codes for MADAAAIDAEAKKRAKRERLEAWRREQAKKKRQVSGDDDASSKKAKVSDTPTPPAGKFATTLGFHTQGSPRPPSVKPRVRLDAQDESDDELLRKPHRRFTLDAFTESEGTKADSKEDPLDAYMNQLEGEVQRERNHHSEVLTADDEEPDHATVANEEDEVDIDSIRAEDILAMANRGSKKKQLPTVDHASIRYEPFRKAFYHAPEDVATISEADAERLRLELDGMSVRGKHCPAPIKKWTHCGLPVHCLDVIKRLGYTAPTPIQSQAMPAIMSGRDMIGVAKTGSGKTMAFLLPMFRHVKDQRPVEPGEGPIALIMTPTRELAVQIFRDAQPFARAFGLRGACVYGGTPISEQIAEMKKTVEFVVATPGRMIDLLSANSGRVTNMQRVTYLVLDEADRMFDLGFEPQVMKILGLIRPDRQTVLFSATFPKPMESLARKMLRHEPMEVIVGGRSVVAPEIRQVVEVRDESTKFHRLLVILGQLYHNDQDARTLIFVERQDAADGLMHELMKRGYPAMSLHGGKDQADRDTTISDFKAGIVPILTATSVAARGLDVKQLKLVVNYDVPNHLEDYVHRAGRTGRAGNEGTCVTFITPDQDRYAKDLVTALRASKAPVPPELETLSMQFKEKLAEGKTHASSSGFGGRGLERLAESRERLLQAQASIMIEDEEADPEAAAARAAEETNRLNNTDIQVCTGPIPEAVRENKQPLPSEADHAAHQARMEAARLAGADTSKLQGVIARINATASRRREELENSRRARDPDATKFHAIFPINDFPQKARWNVTNKETMAMLIESTGASITNKGAFYERGREPHPGDPPKLSLLIESNDSFRVEHAIREIKRHLLEGTQAYLDGESRTSSMGGRYSVV; via the coding sequence ATGGCTGATGCTGCCGCCATAGACGCCGAGGCAAAGAAGCGAGCCAAGCGAGAACGCCTGGAAGCATGGAGGCGCGAGCAAGCTAAGAAAAAGCGCCAGGTTTCGGGGGACGATGATGCATCGTCCAAGAAGGCCAAGGTTAGTGATACCCCTACGCCTCCAGCAGGAAAGTTTGCCACAACGCTAGGATTTCATACGCAAGGTAGCCCACGCCCACCAAGCGTAAAACCACGTGTGCGTCTTGATGCACAAGATGAAAGCGATGATGAATTACTGCGGAAACCTCATCGTCGATTTACGCTGGACGCGTTTACAGAATCGGAGGGTACCAAGGCCGACTCTAAGGAAGACCCACTTGATGCGTATATGAATCAACTAGAGGGGGAGGTACAGCGTGAAAGAAATCACCACTCCGAGGTACTCACAGCCGATGACGAGGAACCGGACCATGCGACGGTTGCgaacgaagaagacgaggTCGATATTGACTCGATTCGTGCCGAAGATATTTTGGCGATGGCGAATCGCGGATCCAAGAAAAAACAACTTCCCACCGTGGATCATGCATCCATTCGCTACGAACCATTTCGCAAAGCGTTTTATCACGCACCAGAGGACGTGGCAACTATTAGCGAGGCTGATgccgagcgtctgcgcctCGAACTCGATGGCATGTCGGTACGAGGCAAGCATTGTCCTGCTCCAATCAAGAAATGGACGCATTGTGGCCTCCCGGTGCATTGCCTGGATGTCATTAAAAGGCTGGGATACACGGCCCCCACGCCGATCCAGAGTCAGGCGATGCCTGCTATCATGAGCGGCCGAGACATGATCGGTGTAGCCAAGACAGGATCCGGTAAGACGATGGCTTTTCTACTTCCCATGTTCCGACACGTAAAGGATCAGCGTCCTGTCGAGCCAGGGGAAGGTCCCATTGCCCTCATTATGACACCGACGCGAGAACTCGCCGTGCAAATTTTCCGGGATGCCCAGCCATTTGCGCGTGCATTTGGATTGCGCGGGGCATGTGTGTACGGCGGTACACCCATTTCCGAGCAGATTGCAGAGATGAAAAAGACGGTTGAGTTTGTCGTGGCAACTCCGGGTCGTATGATCGATTTACTCTCCGCCAATAGCGGTCGTGTCACTAATATGCAACGCGTGACGTACCTTGTGTTGGACGAAGCTGACCGTATGTTTGACCTTGGCTTTGAGCCGCAAGTTATGAAGATCCTCGGGCTGATTCGACCTGACCGACAGACGGTTCTATTTTCCGCCACCTTCCCGAAACCCATGGAGAGCCTGGCTCGCAAGATGCTACGTCATGAACCGATGGAAGTGATTGTGGGCGGTCGAAGTGTTGTCGCCCCCGAAATCCGGCAAGTCGTGGAAGTGCGCGATGAATCCACCAAGTTTCACCGTCTATTGGTGATTCTCGGCCAATTGTATCATAATGATCAAGATGCTCGAACCCTCATTTTTGTAGAGCGCCAAGATGCAGCGGATGGACTAATGCATGAGCTCATGAAGCGCGGATACCCAGCCATGTCACTGCACGGCGGCAAAGATCAGGCGGACCGTGATACAACGATATCTGACTTTAAAGCGGGTATTGTGCCCATTTTGACAGCGACTTCCGTGGCCGCGCGTGGATTGGATGTCAAGCAACTCAAGTTGGTCGTCAACTATGATGTACCGAATCACCTAGAAGACTATGTGCATCGAGCTGGACGCACAGGACGCGCGGGGAACGAGGGCACATGTGTGACCTTTATTACACCGGACCAAGACCGATATGCAAAGGATCTAGTGACTGCGCTACGTGCCAGCAAAGCCCCCGTGCCTCCTGAGCTGGAAACGCTGAGTATGCAGTTCAAGGAAAAGCTTGCAGAGGGTAAGACTCATGCATCGAGCTCAGGATTCGGTGGTCGTGGTCTCGAACGACTTGCTGAGAGTCGCGAACGTCTACTTCAGGCACAAGCCTCCATCATGAtcgaggacgaagaggcaGATCCtgaagctgctgcagctcgtgccgcaGAAGAGACCAATCGACTGAATAACACGGACATTCAGGTGTGCACCGGCCCCATCCCGGAGGCGGTGCGCGAGAATAAGCAGCCGCTCCCTTCAGAAGCAGACCATGCTGCCCATCAAGCGCGTATGGAAGCAGCACGCCTTGCGGGTGCCGACACATCCAAGCTCCAGGGTGTGATTGCACGCATCAATGCGACGGCAAGTCGTCGGCGCGAAGAGCTGGAGAACTcgcgccgtgctcgtgaTCCTGATGCAACCAAGTTCCATGCCATTTTCCCCATCAATGACTTCCCGCAGAAGGCGCGTTGGAACGTTACGAACAAGGAGACCATGGCCATGCTGATTGAATCCACAGGTGCATCCATTACCAACAAAGGTGCCTTTTATGAACGCGGTCGTGAACCACACCCTGGTGATCCGCCCAAGTTATCTCTACTGATCGAAAGCAACGACAGTTTCCGCGTCGAGCATGCTATCAGAGAAATCAAGCGCCACTTACTTGAAGGTACACAGGCATACTTGGACGGAGAatcacgcacgtcgtccatggGCGGGCGGTACTCTGTGGTCTAA
- a CDS encoding protein KTI12, translating to MALLVVTGLPCSGRSTRVKEIQSYFESRLESNPSLSRVCVIQDADVHVDRHVYESQRTEGRARAAYLSAVRRALSPSAIVIADGGAGLNIKGSRYELWCATRELGLRCATLYIACPSTLCHAWNTRRRERGEPSYTDICLDELIYRFEEPTPEARWHRPLFTTTTTGAPDAPECLPTPLDGLWEAITQAKVQPPKAVTLVRKKTTNNSLELLDTVTQAVLGAISEYRAQGGAMCGSISLSLPQFIPPPPIVFTCPPLNTFPSPARLQTLRRQFVRVYAGKAEYADSLALTSQPEPERHIAQMFTAWLQETLTSNKIHS from the exons ATGGCCCTTTTGGTAGTGACCGGTTTGCCTTGCTCTggtcgctcgacgcgcgtcaAGGAGATTCAGTCGTACTTCGAGTCACGGTTAGAATCGAATCCATCACTATCACGCGTATGCGTCATTCAAGATGCTGATGTACATGTAGATCGACATGTATATGAAT CTCAACGCACGGAgggacgcgcgcgcgccgcttATCTTAGCGCAGTTCGGCGTGCATTGAGCCCGAGCGCCATTGTGATTGCGGATGGCGGAGCGGGTTTGAATATTAAGGGATCTCGCTACGAATTGTGGTGTGCCACACGTGAACTGGGCCTCCGTTGTGCCACT cttTACATCGCATGTCCTTCTACCTTATGCCACGCATGGAATACCCGACGAAGGGAGCGAGGCGAGCCATCTTACACTGACATATG TCTTGATGAACTCATATACCGCTTTGAGGAGCCCACGCCTGAGGCTCGTTGGCATCGACCCCTCTTTACCACTACGACCACAGGTGCTCCTGATGCACCAGAATGCCTTCCCACACCGCTGGATGGGCTCTGGGAGGCCATCACACAGGCCAAGGTCCAGCCGCCCAAGGCCGTTACCCTTGTCCGCAAAAAAACGACCAACAATAGCCTCGAGCTTCTCGACACAGTGACGCAAGCCGTACTAGGTGCTATTTCTGAATATCGTGCACAGGGAGGCGCTATGTGTGGCAGTATTTCCTTGTCGCTGCCACAATTCATCCCGCCCCCTCCTATTGTGTTTACATGTCCACCCTTGAACACGTTTCCCTCACCTGCTCGTCTTCAGACGCTACGCCGACAATTTGTGCGCGTGTATGCCGGAAAGGCGGAATACGCGGACAGTTTGGCCCTCACATCACAGCCCGAACCGGAGCGACACATTGCACAAATGTTTACTGCATGGTTACAAGAAACTCTTACTTCTAACAAGATACATAGTTAA
- a CDS encoding bZIP transcription factor — MDHTSPAPPPPMPDGAFGTVIQLANVSSRPDGELGNNHNNSQHHHNPSDYTHQRGLKSRESEMSENPRSSKQIRMDNGAPHAGVDAQALSWAPTAPPAYPGHGLDQSGMPGLTHGDANAFDAAAHDVSAYGDASGVQNDQTRMAPPPPVANTASEQAKLTSEQTGLVGARGKTGMTRTLSTSRRAEQNRNAQRVFRERKNKYISDLESKAASLESALLAAEEHRRRFNEAIETIEILKRDNDTLRVALRALGGHQAVPSAPALPIDRPSHTPALLSTFHHQHAGAPAPPARGTEHDDPAHAQGQPPTIHESTDHAAQDPATAAAVAAAASGGAPYWLLEAVSNANQQHGFHVPNHFSSQLADSGMAAGPHAHMHPNDPNAMRARGAIQPQRAEGMLDPSLEHATLGEASRAPGRVQGEENKGEGIDAAGNPDNLASLSAVAAAAAAAAASQKVNT, encoded by the coding sequence ATGGATCACACATCCCCTGCCCCTCCGCCACCGATGCCTGATGGAGCATTTGGTACAGTTATCCAATTGGCGAACGTATCTTCCCGGCCGGATGGAGAACTGGGCAACAATCACAACAATTCCCAACACCACCATAACCCGTCCGACTACACTCATCAACGCGGCCTCAAAAGTCGAGAAAGCGAAATGAGTGAAAACCCTCGCTCATCTAAGCAAATTCGAATGGATAATGGTGCACCTCATGCTGGTGTAGATGCTCAAGCGTTGTCGTGGGCGCCCACCGCGCCACCCGCGTACCCAGGTCACGGCTTGGACCAAAGCGGCATGCCGGGTCTGACGCATGGCGATGCAAATGCATTtgatgctgctgctcatGATGTGAGTGCTTATGGTGATGCTTCTGGTGTCCAGAATGATCAGACTCGTATGgctccgccgccacctgTGGCCAACACAGCGTCTGAGCAAGCCAAGCTCACGTCTGAGCAAACGGGTCTTGTCGGTGCGCGTGGTAAGACAGGTATGACGCGCACACTCAGCACGAGTCGTCGTGCCGAACAGAACCGTAATGCTCAGCGCGTATTCCGCGAACGCAAGAACAAGTATATTTCTGACCTAGAGAGCAAGGCTGCTTCTTTGGAGAGTGCACTTCTTGCGGCTGAGGAGCATCGCCGCCGTTTCAATGAAGCTATCGAAACGATTGAAATACTCAAGCGCGATAACGACACGCTCCGAGTGGCGCTCCGCGCTCTTGGTGGTCACCAGGCTGTACCGAGTGCACCTGCCCTTCCTATTGACCGCCCTTCACATACGCCTGCATTATTGTCCACGTTCCATCACCAACACGCTGGTGCACCTGCGCCTCCTGCTCGCGGTACAGAACATGACGAtcctgcgcatgcacaagGTCAGCCACCGACGATACACGAGTCGACCGAtcacgcggcgcaggatcctgccacagcagcagctgtagcagcagcagcttcGGGGGGTGCGCCCTACTGGTTGCTGGAGGCTGTGTCCAACGCCAACCAGCAACACGGCTTTCATGTCCCGAACCACTTTTCGTCCCAACTAGCTGACAGTGGCATGGCAGCTGGACCGCACGCACACATGCACCCAAATGACCCCAATGCCATGCGGGCGCGTGGTGCCATACAGCCGCAGCGTGCTGAGGGTATGCTGGATCCATCTCTTGAGCATGCGACTTTGGGTGAagcgtcgcgtgcgccggGGCGAGTGCAGGGCGAAGAGAATAAAGGCGAAGGTATTGACGCAGCAGGAAACCCAGATAACCTTGCCTCTCTCAGtgcggtggcggcggccgctgccgctgccgctgcttcGCAAAAGGTGAACACTTGA